In Bacteroidales bacterium, a single genomic region encodes these proteins:
- a CDS encoding type II toxin-antitoxin system PemK/MazF family toxin has translation MKRGEIRWYKFAHPDKKRPVLILTRDSILEYLGEVTIAPITTTVRDIPSEVFLPKAVGMPRDCAINCDHIQTVSKRKIGSLITTLPASRIVDVSNAIRFALDL, from the coding sequence ATGAAGCGTGGTGAGATCCGTTGGTACAAATTTGCCCATCCTGACAAAAAACGACCGGTTCTGATTCTAACAAGAGATTCCATTTTAGAATATCTCGGGGAGGTCACCATCGCCCCTATTACGACGACTGTACGCGACATCCCATCCGAGGTCTTTCTGCCAAAAGCTGTCGGTATGCCCCGCGACTGCGCCATCAACTGTGATCATATACAAACTGTTTCAAAGCGGAAAATTGGATCTTTAATTACGACCTTACCGGCATCCAGGATTGTTGATGTAAGCAATGCGATCAGATTTGCCCTTGATTTATGA
- a CDS encoding ribbon-helix-helix protein, CopG family — protein MKTVQMTLDEDLVRAIDQVSKQLHTSRSAFARMALREALERHNLRQLENKHRQGYERKPVSVDEFSVWESEQSWGDE, from the coding sequence ATGAAAACCGTACAAATGACCCTTGATGAAGACCTTGTGAGGGCAATTGATCAAGTTTCCAAACAACTTCATACAAGCCGCTCTGCTTTTGCAAGAATGGCGCTTCGCGAAGCGCTGGAGCGTCATAATCTCAGACAGTTGGAAAATAAACACCGGCAAGGCTACGAAAGGAAACCGGTTTCCGTGGATGAGTTTTCAGTTTGGGAATCTGAGCAGTCCTGGGGGGATGAATGA
- a CDS encoding choloylglycine hydrolase family protein, translating into MGRSGGYFITLFFIVSLTVSIFSTPAMACTGLVIKGEDGTVVYGRTQEWSAFDFKTQAVVYPENKTFQAMTPEGANGITWDAKYGFLGFLLLDRVIGDGMNEKGLAAGSYYHHGFAEYTDYDPSLAQQSMAPTDVVSFILSNFATIEEVRQGMQGIRVVPVKDPDINMVAPVHFFVADPSGKSLVIEFQGGKMQIYDNPVGVMTNNPYFDWHLQNLRNYGYLGDGPFEARTWGDMEITPLSGGTDLLGLPGDYTSPSRFVRATLLKAVSFPTKGGLDTVEQFFQIMDSFNAPFGKGEGNMDTGNKARQVPSGTQWTVASDTSNLVTYYHTAWNRQIRKIDLKEIDFTKSEVRKIPVDEEQAQNIKDVTQGLR; encoded by the coding sequence ATGGGGAGAAGTGGAGGTTATTTTATAACTCTTTTTTTTATTGTCAGCCTGACCGTCAGTATTTTTTCTACTCCTGCCATGGCCTGCACCGGCCTGGTGATAAAGGGCGAGGACGGAACCGTCGTCTACGGCAGAACCCAGGAATGGTCGGCGTTTGATTTCAAAACCCAGGCTGTTGTATATCCCGAGAATAAAACATTCCAGGCGATGACCCCGGAAGGTGCGAACGGCATCACCTGGGATGCAAAGTACGGGTTTCTGGGCTTTTTGCTTTTGGATAGGGTGATTGGTGACGGCATGAACGAAAAGGGGCTGGCTGCCGGATCTTATTATCATCATGGTTTTGCTGAATACACTGACTATGATCCATCCCTTGCACAGCAGAGCATGGCGCCTACCGACGTGGTTTCCTTTATACTGTCCAACTTTGCCACCATAGAAGAGGTACGCCAGGGCATGCAAGGGATCAGGGTTGTGCCTGTGAAGGATCCGGATATCAATATGGTTGCCCCTGTTCATTTTTTTGTGGCCGATCCAAGCGGGAAGTCCCTGGTCATTGAATTTCAGGGGGGCAAGATGCAGATTTACGACAATCCTGTTGGTGTTATGACCAACAATCCCTACTTTGACTGGCACTTACAGAACCTTCGAAATTATGGATATCTGGGTGACGGCCCCTTTGAAGCCAGGACCTGGGGAGACATGGAGATTACCCCGTTGTCTGGGGGGACGGATCTTTTGGGCCTTCCTGGGGATTACACTTCCCCTTCGAGGTTCGTACGGGCAACTCTTCTAAAAGCAGTCTCTTTTCCCACCAAAGGTGGATTGGACACGGTTGAGCAGTTTTTTCAGATAATGGACAGCTTCAACGCTCCGTTTGGCAAAGGGGAAGGTAATATGGACACCGGGAACAAGGCTCGACAGGTTCCCTCAGGTACGCAATGGACCGTAGCCAGCGATACAAGCAACCTTGTGACCTACTATCATACAGCCTGGAACAGGCAGATCCGGAAAATTGACCTCAAGGAAATCGACTTCACCAAATCCGAAGTCCGAAAGATTCCTGTGGATGAGGAACAAGCCCAGAACATCAAGGACGTGACCCAAGGCCTGCGCTGA
- a CDS encoding PIN domain nuclease — MEWQLGAVASGAKRMMVLVDTTVWIDFFSANLNPHVEALEKLIAEREDICLCGIILTEILQGIRDDSEFKKTKELLANLVFLPMSYSVYLSSAEIYRALRRKGITIRKSVDCMIAAVAIEHEIPLLHNDKDFIPIEKHFSLKRLK, encoded by the coding sequence TTGGAGTGGCAACTTGGAGCAGTGGCGTCAGGGGCGAAGCGTATGATGGTTTTGGTTGATACTACTGTCTGGATAGATTTTTTTTCAGCAAACCTTAACCCTCATGTGGAAGCCCTTGAAAAACTCATTGCTGAAAGGGAGGATATTTGTCTTTGTGGTATCATCCTGACCGAAATTCTTCAGGGAATTAGAGATGACTCTGAATTCAAAAAAACCAAAGAGTTGCTGGCCAATCTTGTTTTTCTTCCCATGTCCTATTCCGTTTATTTAAGTTCAGCAGAAATTTATCGTGCACTACGTCGAAAGGGCATCACGATAAGAAAGTCTGTTGATTGCATGATTGCTGCAGTAGCTATAGAACATGAGATACCTCTTCTTCATAATGATAAGGATTTTATCCCTATTGAAAAACATTTTAGCCTTAAACGCTTGAAATAA
- a CDS encoding type II toxin-antitoxin system VapB family antitoxin, translating into MKRTNIILDEELVESCRKATGIKTQKALIDYALRELLRHEKQTKLLELKGRINWSGNLEQWRQGRSV; encoded by the coding sequence ATGAAACGCACCAATATCATTCTTGATGAAGAATTGGTCGAAAGTTGCCGTAAAGCAACTGGCATTAAGACCCAGAAAGCCTTGATTGATTACGCTTTACGTGAGTTGCTCAGACATGAAAAACAAACGAAACTCCTTGAGCTGAAGGGCAGAATTAATTGGAGTGGCAACTTGGAGCAGTGGCGTCAGGGGCGAAGCGTATGA
- a CDS encoding HigA family addiction module antidote protein: MQSKKLPPIHPGKILMEEFLAPMGISQYRLAKDISVSPRRINEIVHEKRSITADTALRLGRFFGMTPQFWLNLQNRYDLETTEDLIGKRLNNEVTALQRETTNIH, translated from the coding sequence ATGCAAAGTAAAAAATTACCGCCCATTCATCCCGGCAAGATTCTAATGGAAGAATTTTTGGCTCCCATGGGAATCAGCCAGTATCGCCTGGCCAAAGATATAAGCGTTTCTCCCCGGCGTATAAATGAAATAGTGCATGAGAAACGATCCATTACTGCCGATACAGCACTTCGCCTCGGTCGTTTTTTTGGCATGACTCCTCAATTTTGGCTGAATCTCCAGAATCGTTACGACCTGGAAACCACCGAGGACTTGATAGGAAAACGACTTAATAATGAAGTAACTGCACTTCAGCGGGAAACAACAAATATTCACTAA
- a CDS encoding type II toxin-antitoxin system RelE/ParE family toxin, with protein sequence MIQSFRDKETKKIFNRKFSAKLPKNIQGIARKKLVILDAAVDLNDLRVPPGNGLEALGGNRKGQHSIRINDQWRICFKWRNGSAYEVEITDYH encoded by the coding sequence ATGATTCAATCTTTCCGGGACAAAGAAACTAAGAAAATATTTAACAGGAAATTTTCAGCGAAATTGCCCAAAAATATTCAGGGCATAGCACGCAAAAAACTTGTAATACTTGATGCCGCAGTGGATTTAAATGATCTACGAGTCCCTCCTGGTAATGGGTTAGAGGCATTAGGCGGCAACCGGAAAGGTCAGCACAGCATACGCATAAACGATCAGTGGCGGATTTGTTTTAAATGGCGCAATGGCTCTGCGTATGAAGTTGAAATAACAGATTATCATTAG
- a CDS encoding type II toxin-antitoxin system HicB family antitoxin encodes MTMEKKYEIIIFWSSEDNSFVAEVPELPGCMADGKTYQEALSNAEKIIDEWIETATRLGRPIPQPKGRLAYA; translated from the coding sequence ATGACGATGGAAAAAAAATACGAAATCATCATTTTTTGGAGTTCTGAGGACAATTCATTTGTGGCCGAGGTGCCGGAACTCCCGGGATGCATGGCGGACGGGAAGACCTACCAAGAGGCCCTAAGCAATGCGGAAAAAATTATTGATGAGTGGATCGAAACTGCTACAAGACTCGGCAGGCCTATTCCTCAGCCGAAAGGCCGTCTTGCGTATGCCTAA
- a CDS encoding type II toxin-antitoxin system HicA family toxin — protein sequence MGKLEKLYEHILMRRSDANVPFETLCSLLKRLGFDERIKGDHHIFTKDGVDEILNLQPKEGKGKPYQVKQVRDVILKYQIRIGE from the coding sequence ATGGGCAAACTGGAAAAGCTGTACGAGCACATTTTGATGCGAAGATCAGATGCGAATGTCCCATTCGAGACCTTATGCTCCCTGCTCAAGCGGCTTGGGTTTGATGAGCGTATCAAAGGGGATCACCATATCTTCACCAAGGATGGCGTTGATGAAATTCTCAATTTACAACCCAAAGAGGGTAAAGGTAAACCATATCAAGTCAAACAAGTCAGGGATGTAATTCTGAAGTATCAAATTCGAATTGGAGAATGA
- a CDS encoding toxin-antitoxin system HicB family antitoxin: MAQKNDKYTYRVTWSEEDNEYVGLCAEFPSLSWLADTPEKALKGIRKTVAEAISDMVENNEKIPEPIACKRYSGKFMVRIPPHVHRKLAIQAAESGISLNRIASSKLSQ; encoded by the coding sequence ATGGCACAAAAAAATGATAAATATACATACAGGGTTACATGGTCTGAAGAGGATAATGAATATGTTGGACTATGTGCTGAATTTCCGAGCCTGAGCTGGTTGGCGGATACGCCTGAAAAAGCTTTAAAGGGTATCCGGAAGACGGTGGCAGAGGCTATATCTGATATGGTTGAAAACAACGAAAAAATTCCTGAACCAATAGCATGCAAACGGTATAGTGGAAAGTTTATGGTTAGGATTCCGCCTCATGTCCATCGAAAGTTAGCTATTCAGGCTGCCGAATCCGGTATCAGCCTGAATCGTATTGCCAGCTCAAAGCTAAGTCAATAG
- a CDS encoding HigA family addiction module antidote protein, producing the protein MIRIPKYREPTHPGEMLLEEFLAPLSITQRDLSKAIHVPYQRINEIVNGRRGITPSTALRLAKFFNMSEDFWMNMQLRWDLYRAKNSEEKELRMIKPYTSSEHTAHM; encoded by the coding sequence ATGATTAGAATTCCAAAATACAGAGAGCCGACGCATCCGGGTGAAATGTTGCTGGAGGAATTTTTGGCTCCACTGTCAATAACGCAACGAGATTTGTCTAAGGCGATTCATGTTCCTTACCAGCGAATTAATGAAATTGTAAATGGGCGGCGCGGTATTACACCCAGTACAGCTCTACGCCTGGCAAAATTTTTTAACATGTCAGAGGACTTTTGGATGAATATGCAGCTTCGTTGGGACTTATATCGTGCTAAAAATTCAGAGGAAAAAGAATTGCGTATGATAAAGCCCTATACGTCTTCTGAACACACAGCCCATATGTAA
- a CDS encoding type II toxin-antitoxin system RelE/ParE family toxin → MIRSFKDQGTEDIFDGKNSKAARKLCPQYLWILAVRKLEQVDSATSLDDLKVPPGNRLEALSGNRDGQHSVRINDQYRICFKWDNGNADNVEIVDYH, encoded by the coding sequence ATGATACGATCATTTAAAGATCAGGGCACAGAAGATATTTTCGATGGGAAAAACAGCAAAGCTGCCCGAAAACTATGCCCACAATATCTTTGGATTTTAGCTGTGAGAAAACTGGAGCAGGTTGACTCCGCAACAAGCCTTGACGATTTAAAAGTTCCGCCGGGAAATCGCCTGGAAGCATTGTCCGGGAATCGTGATGGGCAGCACAGTGTTCGAATCAATGATCAGTATCGAATATGTTTTAAATGGGATAATGGCAATGCAGATAATGTTGAAATAGTCGATTATCATTGA